A section of the Paenibacillus aurantius genome encodes:
- the panD gene encoding aspartate 1-decarboxylase, producing MFRTMMKGKLHRATVTEANLNYVGSITIDEDLIDLVDMYPNEKVQIVNNNNGARLETYIIPGPRGSGVVCLNGAAARLVQPGDQVIIISYAMMTDEEARHHQPKVAILDGQNKVVQTRYKELHSTVI from the coding sequence ATGTTTAGAACCATGATGAAAGGGAAGCTCCACCGGGCCACCGTGACGGAAGCCAACCTGAACTATGTGGGCAGCATTACGATAGATGAAGATTTGATCGATCTCGTGGATATGTATCCGAATGAGAAGGTTCAAATCGTCAACAACAACAACGGCGCCCGCCTCGAAACGTACATTATTCCAGGTCCCCGCGGATCCGGCGTGGTATGCTTGAACGGCGCCGCCGCGCGGCTGGTTCAGCCGGGTGACCAGGTCATCATCATCTCTTATGCGATGATGACCGATGAAGAAGCCCGTCACCATCAACCCAAGGTCGCCATTCTGGACGGCCAGAACAAGGTTGTTCAAACCCGCTACAAAGAACTTCATTCCACCGTCATTTGA
- the panC gene encoding pantoate--beta-alanine ligase, giving the protein MKVIRTIAELKQALRTKRREAWSLGTEGSVGFVPTMGFLHEGHASLLKRAREENEIAVLSIFVNPTQFGPNEDFERYPRNEEKDLSVAADAGVDFVFMPPVQEMYPGKSSTTVSVAGVTDRLCGASRPGHFDGVATVVSKLFHIVEPDRAYFGMKDAQQVAVIETMVRDLNLNVEIVPCPTVREPDGLALSSRNVYLSEEHRKEALVLSQALALSDRWLAAEGGRVEALTRRITDYIQSSPSADIDYVEVLSYPSLTEPKEGEHNELDKGLLIALAVRFGQTRLIDNRLIPYGEIQ; this is encoded by the coding sequence ATGAAAGTCATTCGAACCATTGCCGAATTAAAACAGGCTCTCCGAACGAAACGCCGGGAGGCGTGGTCCCTTGGAACCGAAGGCTCCGTCGGATTCGTTCCGACCATGGGGTTCCTGCATGAGGGCCATGCCAGCCTGCTGAAACGGGCACGGGAGGAGAACGAAATCGCCGTTCTGAGCATTTTCGTCAATCCGACTCAATTCGGCCCTAATGAAGATTTTGAACGTTACCCACGTAACGAAGAAAAGGATTTGTCGGTCGCTGCGGATGCGGGAGTAGACTTCGTGTTCATGCCGCCGGTTCAAGAAATGTATCCGGGCAAAAGCAGCACCACCGTATCGGTTGCCGGGGTAACGGACCGGCTTTGCGGGGCGTCCCGCCCCGGTCATTTTGACGGTGTGGCTACGGTGGTCAGCAAGCTCTTCCATATCGTAGAGCCCGATAGGGCCTATTTCGGAATGAAGGATGCTCAGCAGGTCGCCGTCATCGAAACGATGGTTCGTGATCTTAACCTGAACGTTGAAATCGTTCCTTGTCCGACGGTAAGGGAACCGGACGGTCTGGCGCTAAGCTCGAGAAACGTTTACTTAAGCGAAGAGCACCGCAAGGAAGCCCTCGTTCTTTCCCAGGCGCTCGCCCTGTCGGATCGTTGGCTGGCAGCGGAAGGGGGCCGGGTTGAGGCGCTTACTCGACGGATAACGGATTATATTCAAAGCTCACCGTCTGCGGATATTGATTATGTGGAAGTGCTGAGCTACCCCTCGCTTACCGAGCCGAAAGAGGGAGAGCATAACGAATTGGATAAAGGACTGCTGATCGCCCTGGCGGTCCGTTTCGGGCAAACCCGGCTTATTGACAACCGGTTGATCCCCTACGGGGAGATTCAATAA
- the panB gene encoding 3-methyl-2-oxobutanoate hydroxymethyltransferase, whose product MEKRKPMNILRMKKMKQEGIPLTVITAYDYPSAKLAEEAGVDAILVGDSLGNVVLGYDSTLPVTLEDMIYHSRAVARAVTTTFVVADMPFMTYHGSVDTALSNIGRLMREGGCKAVKMEGGAEIAPVVEACVKAGVPVMGHLGLTPQSVNQIGGYLVQGKTPEQAEKLLADAKALEKAGAFAVVLELVTDETAAKITEELSIPTIGIGAGNRCDGQVLVFHDALQYSSGERPKKFVKTYANVGDQIRSGLSQYVEEVKARQFPAEENTFHGERETVGSLYGSSKE is encoded by the coding sequence ATGGAAAAGCGCAAACCGATGAACATCTTGAGGATGAAGAAAATGAAGCAGGAAGGCATTCCGCTGACGGTCATCACGGCTTATGATTATCCATCGGCCAAGCTGGCGGAGGAAGCCGGGGTGGATGCCATCTTGGTGGGGGATTCGCTCGGGAACGTCGTTCTGGGCTATGACTCCACCCTGCCTGTCACGCTCGAAGACATGATTTATCACTCCCGTGCCGTCGCGCGGGCCGTGACCACGACCTTCGTCGTTGCCGACATGCCCTTCATGACGTACCATGGCAGCGTCGATACCGCCCTTTCGAACATCGGAAGGCTCATGCGGGAAGGAGGCTGCAAGGCCGTCAAGATGGAGGGAGGAGCGGAAATCGCTCCTGTGGTGGAGGCATGCGTAAAGGCGGGAGTTCCGGTTATGGGACACCTCGGCTTGACGCCGCAATCCGTTAACCAGATCGGGGGCTACCTCGTTCAGGGCAAAACGCCCGAGCAGGCCGAGAAGCTGCTTGCCGACGCGAAAGCATTGGAGAAAGCGGGAGCTTTCGCTGTGGTTCTGGAGCTTGTAACGGACGAAACTGCCGCTAAGATCACGGAGGAATTGTCCATTCCAACCATTGGAATAGGGGCCGGAAACCGCTGCGACGGGCAGGTGCTGGTTTTCCATGACGCCCTTCAGTATTCGTCCGGAGAACGTCCCAAGAAATTCGTTAAAACCTACGCCAATGTCGGCGACCAGATCCGCAGCGGCTTGAGCCAATATGTAGAAGAAGTAAAGGCCCGCCAATTCCCAGCGGAAGAGAACACTTTTCACGGGGAAAGGGAAACGGTCGGCAGCCTGTACGGATCTTCCAAAGAATAA
- a CDS encoding biotin--[acetyl-CoA-carboxylase] ligase has protein sequence MDEPHLEARHSASLTPQLTLLTAVALCRAMRTVAKVPAGIKWPNDILINGRKVSGILLESSAEDERLQHVIAGVGISANLREEDYPSELKPVATSLLLESGSPVEREELIAAFLNEWEELYGLYRREGFSPIRTLWEALSISIGRTFQVRTPQGEQEGTVSGLDPSGALLLISTQTGKEIKIYSGEIGG, from the coding sequence TTGGATGAGCCTCATCTTGAAGCCCGACATTCCGCTTCCCTTACCCCGCAGCTTACTCTCCTGACGGCTGTGGCTCTGTGCCGGGCCATGAGAACGGTGGCCAAAGTACCGGCCGGCATCAAATGGCCAAACGACATCCTGATTAACGGCCGGAAGGTAAGCGGCATTCTGCTGGAATCGAGTGCGGAGGACGAGAGGCTGCAGCACGTGATCGCGGGGGTGGGCATCAGCGCCAATCTCCGGGAAGAGGATTATCCGTCTGAGCTGAAGCCGGTCGCCACCTCGCTGCTCCTGGAATCCGGAAGCCCGGTGGAACGCGAAGAGCTGATCGCCGCTTTCCTGAACGAATGGGAAGAGCTTTACGGACTTTACCGCCGTGAAGGCTTTTCGCCTATTCGCACCCTGTGGGAGGCCCTAAGCATAAGCATAGGCCGCACCTTCCAGGTCCGGACTCCGCAGGGGGAGCAAGAGGGTACGGTCAGCGGGCTGGACCCAAGCGGGGCTTTGCTGTTGATCTCCACGCAAACCGGCAAGGAAATCAAAATATACTCCGGCGAAATTGGCGGATAG
- a CDS encoding biotin operon repressor, which produces MMHDNLLDVFIRNPDTFLSGEKLSEELGCTRTAVWKRIKALKEEGYVFESAPRKGYKLVEAPARINPGLLLSRLRTKTLGQSLKLYETVSSTQDIALELVRSGAPEGTLVVAERQLAGRGRMGRRWHSPKGRGIWMSLILKPDIPLPLPRSLLS; this is translated from the coding sequence ATGATGCATGATAACCTATTGGATGTGTTTATCCGGAATCCCGACACTTTTCTTTCGGGCGAGAAGCTGAGCGAGGAGCTGGGCTGTACCCGCACGGCGGTATGGAAGCGGATTAAAGCCTTGAAGGAAGAAGGGTACGTCTTCGAATCGGCGCCGCGCAAAGGGTACAAGCTGGTGGAGGCTCCCGCCCGGATCAACCCGGGATTGCTTCTGAGCCGGCTTCGCACGAAGACGCTGGGCCAGTCGCTTAAGCTGTATGAGACCGTCTCTTCCACGCAGGACATTGCCCTTGAACTGGTGCGCTCGGGAGCGCCGGAGGGCACGCTTGTTGTGGCCGAGAGGCAGTTAGCCGGCCGGGGACGAATGGGGAGGCGTTGGCATTCGCCGAAGGGGAGAGGAATTTGGATGAGCCTCATCTTGAAGCCCGACATTCCGCTTCCCTTACCCCGCAGCTTACTCTCCTGA
- a CDS encoding CCA tRNA nucleotidyltransferase: MSQGMIRDGKALLKKLEDAGHEAYFVGGYVRDSYLKRGIKDIDIATSALPEQVMELFDSCIPTGLHHGTVTVMIGSVGFEVTTFRKESEYEAHRRPSGVEFIRSLEEDLRRRDFTMNAMAMDRKGRIRDPFGGRKDLEQGILRCVGDPELRFREDALRMLRCIRFASHYDLEVEEATWSGLQGNIRLLQHVAMERVRAELERLVAGDHPYRGLRLIADSRLLRHTKVKLQLPWVHWTVQELPDALASIGGLPNPAHRWMLLAHLMSLSPQSAVEEGGKLTFSGKQIARMSRFLSFSQRLREQLDAMRELDPLSCALIWKENVVTIGSECAQDWLDVFGVVPAALPSTDNGGGRWTIFLERGRMWLQEMPVRKAADLALNGQQLAAHLKREPGPWLGRALMKLTLEAAAGHVPNNRKDLLVFAESLTREWKNDA; this comes from the coding sequence ATGAGCCAAGGGATGATCCGGGACGGGAAGGCTCTGCTCAAAAAGCTGGAAGATGCCGGCCATGAAGCCTATTTTGTCGGCGGATATGTCCGGGACTCCTATTTGAAGCGGGGGATCAAGGACATTGATATCGCGACCTCCGCTCTTCCGGAACAAGTGATGGAGCTGTTCGATTCCTGCATCCCGACGGGCCTGCATCATGGGACTGTTACCGTTATGATCGGCAGCGTCGGCTTCGAGGTGACCACCTTCCGAAAAGAGTCGGAATACGAAGCTCACCGGAGACCCTCGGGTGTGGAATTCATCCGAAGTCTGGAAGAAGACCTGAGGCGCAGAGACTTTACGATGAACGCCATGGCTATGGACCGCAAGGGACGGATCCGGGATCCGTTCGGAGGAAGGAAGGACTTGGAGCAAGGAATCCTTCGCTGCGTGGGAGATCCCGAACTTCGCTTCCGTGAGGATGCTTTACGCATGCTGCGCTGTATCCGCTTTGCCTCGCACTATGACCTGGAGGTGGAGGAGGCGACGTGGAGCGGCTTGCAGGGAAACATCCGTCTTCTGCAGCATGTCGCCATGGAGCGGGTAAGAGCGGAGCTCGAACGGCTCGTTGCCGGCGATCATCCCTATAGAGGCCTGCGGCTGATAGCGGACAGCCGGCTCTTGAGGCATACCAAGGTCAAGCTGCAGCTGCCTTGGGTGCACTGGACCGTGCAGGAGCTTCCCGACGCGCTTGCCTCTATAGGCGGTCTCCCGAATCCGGCTCATCGCTGGATGCTGCTCGCCCATTTGATGTCTTTGTCTCCCCAGTCTGCTGTAGAGGAGGGGGGCAAGCTAACCTTCTCCGGTAAACAAATAGCCAGAATGTCCCGATTTCTCTCATTCAGCCAGCGGCTGAGGGAACAACTGGACGCCATGAGGGAGCTTGACCCGCTGAGCTGTGCTTTGATCTGGAAAGAAAACGTCGTGACGATCGGTTCGGAATGCGCGCAGGATTGGCTGGACGTTTTCGGTGTCGTCCCGGCCGCTTTGCCTTCGACTGATAATGGAGGCGGCCGGTGGACAATCTTTCTGGAGCGAGGGAGGATGTGGCTTCAGGAGATGCCGGTTCGGAAAGCGGCCGACCTCGCTCTTAACGGGCAGCAGCTCGCCGCTCATCTTAAGCGGGAGCCCGGTCCCTGGCTCGGGCGCGCCTTGATGAAGCTGACGCTTGAGGCTGCTGCTGGGCATGTTCCCAACAACCGGAAAGACCTGCTGGTTTTTGCGGAATCCTTAACCAGAGAGTGGAAGAATGATGCATGA
- the bshA gene encoding N-acetyl-alpha-D-glucosaminyl L-malate synthase BshA — protein sequence MKDRLKIGITCYPTLGGSGVVATELGKLLAEKGHEVHFITHSMPFRLGRFDKNIFYHEVEVSDYYVFRYPPYDLSLASKLAQVVKMQGLDLLHVHYAIPHAVCALLAKQMVGEHLKVVTTLHGTDITVLAQDHSISDLIRFAINQSDSVTAVSEDLIQETRKTLDITRPIELTYNFVDKRVYYPRDVKSLKKEFADPEDKILIHISNFRPVKRVMDVIDIFARVHEQVPSRLLFVGEGPDLSKVMSRVKELGLTQRVIFCGKQDDVAQIISLADVMLLPSEKESFGLVALEAMACGVPTIGSNAGGIPELVTHGETGFLSGIGQTEEMANNVLLLLQDEELYRQFSQACLERARTTFCNDRIMRQYEEIYYRVLGRELPSDGYSPVSCTR from the coding sequence GTGAAAGACCGCTTAAAAATCGGAATCACCTGTTACCCTACGTTGGGCGGGTCCGGGGTCGTAGCCACCGAGCTGGGGAAGCTGTTGGCCGAAAAAGGACACGAGGTTCATTTTATTACCCACAGCATGCCTTTCCGGCTGGGGCGATTTGATAAGAACATATTCTATCACGAAGTGGAAGTCAGCGACTATTACGTATTCCGCTATCCTCCTTACGATCTGTCGCTCGCAAGCAAGCTGGCTCAGGTAGTCAAAATGCAGGGGCTGGACCTGCTTCACGTGCATTACGCCATTCCCCATGCGGTTTGTGCTCTATTGGCTAAACAGATGGTGGGAGAGCATTTGAAAGTCGTGACTACGCTTCACGGAACGGATATTACGGTGCTTGCCCAGGATCATTCCATAAGCGATCTCATCAGGTTCGCCATCAATCAAAGCGATTCGGTTACCGCGGTTTCGGAGGATCTGATCCAGGAAACGAGAAAGACTCTGGACATCACACGGCCCATTGAACTGACCTACAATTTTGTTGATAAGCGGGTCTATTACCCAAGGGATGTCAAGTCGCTCAAGAAGGAATTTGCCGATCCCGAGGACAAGATCCTCATTCATATTTCGAATTTCCGTCCGGTCAAACGCGTCATGGACGTGATCGATATTTTTGCACGGGTGCATGAACAGGTTCCTTCCCGTTTGCTTTTTGTCGGGGAAGGCCCCGACCTGTCCAAAGTCATGAGCCGGGTCAAAGAGCTGGGCTTGACCCAACGGGTCATTTTCTGCGGCAAGCAGGATGATGTCGCCCAAATCATTTCGCTCGCCGACGTGATGCTGCTTCCTTCGGAGAAAGAAAGCTTCGGTCTCGTGGCTTTGGAAGCGATGGCCTGCGGCGTGCCGACAATCGGTTCGAATGCGGGAGGCATTCCGGAGCTCGTCACCCACGGGGAAACGGGCTTTCTGTCGGGAATAGGGCAAACGGAGGAGATGGCGAACAACGTCCTGCTTTTGCTACAGGACGAGGAACTCTATCGTCAATTCTCCCAGGCTTGTCTCGAAAGGGCCAGAACAACCTTCTGCAACGATCGGATTATGCGGCAGTATGAAGAAATTTACTACCGGGTACTGGGTCGGGAATTGCCTTCGGACGGGTACAGCCCGGTCAGCTGCACGAGGTAA
- the bshB1 gene encoding bacillithiol biosynthesis deacetylase BshB1, with translation MSRPLDILVFGAHADDAEIGMGGTILKHTRRGDSVGICDLTYAEMSSNGTVESRREEAEAAAKVLGLAFRSNLGLPDRGLFLNRETVEAVALEIRRRRPRIVFAPYWKDRHPDHVMASQLIQEAVFTAKLRRYLPDTEAWGTEAVYFYFINDAEEADLMVDVTDVYEGKRDALRAYRTQFEAGQAGEDRVLTPLNQGYLERVEARDRVLGMKRQVEYAEGFVTRLPYLVDRF, from the coding sequence ATGAGTAGACCTCTCGACATTCTAGTCTTTGGTGCCCATGCGGATGACGCCGAGATCGGAATGGGGGGCACCATTCTGAAACATACCCGCCGGGGCGATTCCGTCGGAATCTGCGATCTGACGTACGCGGAGATGTCCTCGAATGGAACCGTGGAAAGCCGAAGGGAAGAGGCGGAAGCGGCCGCTAAGGTTCTTGGACTTGCCTTTCGATCCAACCTCGGCCTGCCCGACCGCGGGCTTTTCCTTAATCGGGAGACGGTAGAAGCCGTCGCGTTGGAGATCCGTAGACGCCGGCCAAGAATCGTGTTTGCTCCCTACTGGAAGGACAGGCATCCCGATCATGTGATGGCGAGTCAGCTCATTCAGGAGGCGGTGTTTACCGCCAAGCTGCGCCGCTATCTTCCCGATACGGAAGCTTGGGGGACCGAGGCGGTTTATTTCTATTTCATTAATGACGCGGAAGAAGCGGATCTCATGGTAGACGTGACGGACGTCTACGAAGGCAAGCGTGACGCGCTTAGGGCCTACCGGACCCAATTTGAGGCCGGACAAGCCGGGGAAGACCGGGTGCTTACCCCGCTCAATCAGGGATATCTGGAGAGAGTGGAAGCGAGAGACCGGGTACTCGGGATGAAGAGACAGGTGGAGTATGCGGAAGGTTTCGTAACCAGACTTCCCTATCTTGTCGACCGGTTTTAA
- the dapB gene encoding 4-hydroxy-tetrahydrodipicolinate reductase, giving the protein MSRTIRVAVAGASGRMGQEVVKMVLSDPELTLVAAVDRSSRNLDAGRMVGREECGILLTNDLELTLVESKPDVMVDFTTPQSVVSNALLAIKHNVRPVIGTTGFTPEDIEELDRQCREQGIGGIIAPNFSIGAILMMKFAAQAAKYMPHVEIIEYHGDQKLDAPSGTSIKTAEMIAANRQELHQGNPKEEETIEGARGGLYSGFRIHSVRLPGVFAQQEVIFGGYGQTLKIRHDSYERAGYMPGVAIAVKKAMELTGIVYGFENFID; this is encoded by the coding sequence ATGAGCAGGACAATCCGAGTAGCCGTAGCAGGTGCTAGCGGACGTATGGGACAAGAGGTTGTAAAAATGGTGCTGTCCGATCCGGAGCTGACCCTTGTCGCGGCTGTGGACCGTTCTTCCCGTAATCTGGATGCGGGCCGCATGGTGGGCAGAGAGGAGTGTGGAATCCTTCTGACCAATGATCTGGAGCTGACCCTGGTGGAAAGCAAACCGGACGTCATGGTGGATTTTACCACTCCTCAATCCGTTGTTTCGAATGCCTTGCTGGCTATTAAGCATAATGTAAGGCCCGTTATCGGGACAACCGGGTTTACTCCGGAAGATATCGAAGAACTGGACAGGCAGTGCCGGGAACAGGGAATTGGAGGAATTATTGCTCCTAACTTCTCCATCGGCGCCATTCTAATGATGAAATTTGCCGCACAGGCAGCTAAATATATGCCTCATGTTGAGATTATCGAATACCATGGCGATCAGAAGCTGGATGCTCCGTCGGGCACATCGATCAAAACCGCGGAGATGATCGCGGCCAACCGCCAGGAGCTGCACCAAGGCAATCCCAAGGAAGAAGAGACGATTGAGGGCGCACGCGGGGGCCTTTACAGCGGGTTTCGGATACATAGTGTCAGACTTCCCGGCGTTTTTGCCCAGCAGGAAGTGATTTTCGGCGGTTATGGCCAAACGTTAAAGATTCGCCATGATTCCTACGAAAGAGCAGGCTATATGCCCGGGGTGGCCATTGCGGTTAAGAAGGCCATGGAACTGACGGGGATCGTGTACGGCTTTGAGAATTTTATCGACTGA
- a CDS encoding tetratricopeptide repeat protein, producing the protein MSGETFIKKAYDAILAHDFERAIAFFEKAIEANPLQADYHYKLSVTCVRSGHLIRALRAAETALTLEPGSDTYKAHVRHVQAKVLLSDAQRRMESRAYGEALTKLKQATALDPLLGEAFLMMGVAHACLKEYVEAIYALRELLKLDPLHTEGNRLMAEYQRKLREY; encoded by the coding sequence ATGAGCGGGGAGACGTTTATCAAGAAGGCGTATGACGCCATATTGGCCCATGATTTCGAGCGGGCGATCGCTTTCTTTGAAAAGGCGATAGAGGCCAACCCTCTCCAGGCGGACTATCATTATAAGTTATCCGTAACCTGCGTCAGAAGCGGACATTTAATTAGAGCTCTGCGAGCAGCGGAAACGGCGCTGACTCTGGAGCCTGGCAGCGATACCTATAAAGCCCATGTCCGTCATGTTCAGGCCAAGGTACTTTTGTCAGACGCCCAACGCCGAATGGAGAGCAGGGCTTACGGTGAAGCGTTAACTAAACTCAAACAGGCCACAGCGTTGGATCCCTTATTGGGCGAGGCATTTCTTATGATGGGCGTGGCCCACGCTTGCCTTAAGGAGTATGTGGAGGCCATATATGCTTTAAGAGAGCTACTAAAGCTCGATCCTCTGCATACGGAGGGAAACCGGCTGATGGCGGAGTATCAGCGGAAGCTAAGAGAATATTAG
- a CDS encoding nucleotide pyrophosphohydrolase, whose product MADKTLKELQEVVDRYISQFKEGYFSPLALLARMSEEVGELAREVNHQFGEKPKKATEEDNSIELELGDILFITICFANSLGIDLTEAHDKIMHKFNTRDANRWTRLNTESP is encoded by the coding sequence ATGGCCGACAAGACTTTAAAGGAACTGCAAGAGGTAGTGGACCGCTACATTTCTCAGTTCAAGGAAGGGTATTTCAGCCCTCTTGCCCTGCTGGCGCGTATGTCGGAGGAGGTAGGAGAGCTCGCCCGCGAAGTGAATCATCAGTTTGGGGAGAAGCCCAAGAAGGCGACGGAGGAGGACAATTCCATCGAACTGGAACTCGGCGACATTCTGTTTATTACCATATGTTTCGCCAATTCCCTCGGAATCGATCTGACCGAAGCCCACGATAAAATTATGCACAAGTTCAATACGCGGGATGCCAACCGCTGGACACGCCTTAACACCGAAAGCCCCTGA
- a CDS encoding YitT family protein codes for MPLWKQAVLFRQILPIMLGTAIYAFGLHYFVISNELMEGGVTGVALLLNYAFGMPPSLTNLILNVPLFLIGLKIFGKRPMFYTLLGILSLSFFLWVMEVLIRKEWVVPFRAPHDYFLATLYAGVTLGAGLGLVFRFGGTTGGADIVARLGSKWFGWSMGQVILALDVIVIGTSLIYIPKEKVLYTLVAVFIASKVIDFITEGSYAAKAFTIISDHGQEIADRISVELDRGITMFPAKGAYSKAPKDVVYCVVYRDEVRRLKGVVQSVDPRAFMIITDVHDVLGEGFRTD; via the coding sequence ATGCCGCTATGGAAACAGGCCGTCCTCTTCCGGCAGATCTTACCGATTATGCTGGGCACCGCCATTTATGCGTTTGGCCTTCATTATTTTGTTATTTCCAATGAGCTTATGGAAGGAGGAGTTACGGGAGTCGCCCTCCTGCTTAATTATGCTTTTGGAATGCCACCCTCCCTAACCAACCTGATTCTGAACGTTCCTTTGTTTCTGATAGGCTTAAAAATATTCGGCAAACGGCCGATGTTTTACACGCTGCTGGGGATTCTTTCCCTATCCTTTTTTCTGTGGGTCATGGAAGTCCTCATCCGAAAGGAGTGGGTGGTTCCCTTCCGGGCGCCGCATGATTACTTTCTGGCTACCTTGTATGCCGGAGTTACGCTGGGGGCCGGACTCGGTCTGGTCTTTCGCTTTGGTGGCACGACCGGCGGTGCAGATATTGTAGCCCGACTCGGAAGCAAATGGTTCGGGTGGAGCATGGGGCAGGTCATTCTTGCCCTGGATGTTATCGTCATCGGAACGTCCCTGATTTACATTCCCAAGGAAAAGGTTCTCTATACTCTCGTCGCCGTCTTCATCGCTTCCAAAGTGATCGACTTTATTACCGAAGGCTCCTATGCCGCCAAAGCGTTCACGATCATCTCGGATCATGGCCAGGAGATCGCCGACCGCATTTCGGTGGAGCTCGACCGGGGAATCACGATGTTTCCCGCCAAGGGAGCCTATTCCAAGGCCCCTAAGGATGTGGTGTACTGCGTAGTCTACCGGGACGAAGTGAGACGGCTAAAAGGGGTCGTCCAATCGGTCGACCCCCGGGCTTTTATGATTATAACGGATGTTCACGACGTTCTTGGTGAAGGGTTTAGGACGGATTAA
- a CDS encoding sporulation protein YpjB, with protein sequence MNRYGLKFILLLILLLPLAIGMTGCSRERNGEPKDAVSVAAEDYKKVELLNETAGELYRQTSERNYPAARQSLASLADQMTGIEFVGITKVEGIRALSESIVSTKRIFNSVNFPQEEALAAAGRIRLITDALVHEKDPMWHQYYRLFKNDLDRMEAMTEQKKAAETAAALTQLEQRYLLIRPALFIRHDPSEIERLDSLFVFLKKQANPKQMAFPALQSGIKQLDELIDILFGKKEDRSAYLPLADDGQPLIWSFFLGALITSVLSYVAWRMFHSDKSLARVRKPRND encoded by the coding sequence ATGAATCGATACGGATTGAAATTCATCCTGCTGCTTATCCTTCTGCTGCCGCTGGCCATAGGGATGACTGGCTGCAGCAGGGAAAGAAACGGCGAACCGAAAGACGCCGTTTCGGTAGCGGCCGAGGATTACAAAAAGGTAGAGTTGCTTAATGAAACCGCCGGAGAGCTGTACCGGCAGACGTCGGAGAGAAACTATCCCGCTGCCAGGCAAAGCTTGGCCTCGCTTGCGGATCAGATGACCGGGATCGAGTTTGTCGGAATCACCAAAGTGGAAGGAATCCGGGCCCTTTCGGAGTCCATCGTCAGCACCAAGCGAATTTTTAATTCGGTCAACTTCCCCCAAGAGGAAGCCCTGGCAGCCGCGGGGCGTATCCGGCTGATCACCGATGCCCTTGTGCATGAGAAGGACCCCATGTGGCATCAATACTACCGGCTCTTCAAGAATGATCTGGACCGGATGGAAGCGATGACGGAACAAAAGAAAGCGGCCGAAACCGCGGCGGCCTTGACCCAGCTCGAGCAAAGATACTTGCTCATCCGGCCGGCTCTTTTTATTCGTCACGATCCTTCCGAAATCGAACGGCTCGATTCCTTGTTCGTTTTCTTAAAGAAACAGGCCAACCCCAAGCAAATGGCATTCCCCGCGCTCCAGAGCGGAATAAAGCAGTTGGATGAGCTGATCGACATTCTGTTTGGCAAAAAAGAGGACCGCTCCGCCTACCTGCCTTTGGCCGATGACGGGCAGCCGCTTATCTGGAGTTTCTTCTTAGGTGCGCTCATTACCAGCGTTTTGAGCTATGTAGCCTGGCGGATGTTTCACTCGGATAAGAGCTTGGCCAGGGTTCGGAAGCCTCGTAACGATTAG
- a CDS encoding DUF1405 domain-containing protein, which produces MLRLKLSYYWSREFLTAPRFLWLLFTVNLLGTIYGYEWYGSQMAVTIEEKPLWMVFLVPDSPTASLFFTLSLLYLLGDRRRGSVRTGPLRRVVEAVGLVASFKYGIWAVVMIVAGARLGDPVGWQDWMLSLSHLGMAAEALLYFRFMTISPAAIGWAGVWVMLNDYVDYTFDIYPWLPDSLDPYVLIVRGFTVVLSLFSVILFFLLWWAVCRKPSYLSPKDLP; this is translated from the coding sequence GTGTTGCGCTTGAAGCTTTCGTATTATTGGAGCCGGGAATTCCTTACCGCTCCCCGGTTCCTATGGCTGCTGTTCACGGTCAATCTGCTGGGAACGATATATGGTTACGAATGGTACGGCTCCCAAATGGCCGTGACGATAGAGGAGAAGCCGTTGTGGATGGTATTCCTCGTTCCGGACAGCCCGACGGCAAGCTTGTTCTTCACGCTTTCTCTGCTTTATTTGCTCGGGGACCGGAGAAGAGGCAGTGTTCGGACGGGTCCCCTTCGGCGGGTGGTGGAGGCGGTCGGACTTGTGGCTTCCTTTAAATATGGAATATGGGCCGTTGTGATGATCGTAGCCGGAGCCCGGCTCGGCGATCCCGTAGGATGGCAGGACTGGATGCTATCGTTATCTCACCTCGGGATGGCGGCGGAAGCTCTACTCTATTTCCGTTTCATGACGATATCTCCGGCGGCGATCGGATGGGCGGGGGTGTGGGTCATGCTGAATGATTATGTGGACTACACCTTCGACATATATCCTTGGCTTCCCGATTCCCTTGATCCCTACGTTCTGATCGTACGGGGATTTACGGTGGTGCTAAGTCTATTCAGCGTTATTTTGTTCTTTCTATTATGGTGGGCGGTATGCCGCAAACCTTCTTACCTTTCTCCCAAAGATTTGCCCTGA